In the genome of Shewanella glacialimarina, one region contains:
- a CDS encoding TonB-dependent receptor, translating into MSSVSLTAKAIRSSLLAVAATSVASVSVFSASAIAAEEQAQKVERIAVTGSRIKRTDMETASPVSVIDASAILSSGATSIDDVLQKMTSSGGAMTNAAVNNGSGGNASMNLRGLGSNRTLILVNGRRMIASGTGAASTVDLNTIPVSMIQRVEVLKDGASAVYGTDAIAGVVNVILKRDFDGLELNTQTGISGQGDADETSIDFTLGNTFDKGNVVINAQYTKRGEASQADRGFSECPIAEKGAAGAKTTYCAGSSYSEGGHVWGDNGADLSGLGGEYHEFTDADRFNYSKDSFLSTPMERLNLSFAGTYDLTDSTMFFSEAMYSKRWSDQQMAPQPIWNKGPWVYQPKAAGGWMTDDLLPWVANGEGVSYGRRMVESGTRQSSQTVDTIRIVLGLEGEFDNGWTWDASYNKGKNDSVDTLANLHNLGSINDAVLEGTFDPFLQESWQADNIAPYIYTELNSGGSELDIIAATLSGGIVDLPAGELGFAAGYENRKESAHYTPDSLTAQGLANDPRVEGTAGEFSVDELYAELAIPLLADLPMAQQVDMSAAVRYFNYSTFGEDTTWKLGLTWRLYDDLMVRGGRSTAFRAPTVSELFGGKSPSFNQVVHPATTQTQAEVTVGGNQLLTPEEADITTIGLVYSPSYVEGLSFTVDYFDIGITNTITAVDSNYVANQCLGADGSLINTGTALCQSSNISLDNTGRIKFDNGLQNIGATNTSGYDINVAYVFDALDLSWKAGLDSSILSSYEEFDPDGKAVDYRGYITGGVGAYAKFKSNFNITATGDDWSATYEARYIDGMDSFACKADTTKCYAPTVSSIVYHDLSGSYDVTNTVRMSAGVNNIFDEEPPYFTGNNDSNTDPFTYDVLGRYFFVRANVKF; encoded by the coding sequence ATGAGTTCAGTTTCATTAACTGCGAAAGCTATTCGTAGTAGTTTATTAGCAGTTGCAGCAACAAGTGTTGCATCTGTCAGTGTATTTTCAGCTTCTGCTATTGCAGCAGAAGAACAGGCTCAAAAAGTTGAGCGTATTGCTGTTACCGGTTCACGTATTAAACGTACCGACATGGAAACAGCAAGCCCAGTCAGTGTTATCGATGCGTCTGCTATTCTTTCATCTGGCGCGACTTCAATTGATGATGTTTTGCAAAAAATGACATCGTCAGGCGGCGCAATGACTAACGCTGCAGTTAATAATGGTTCTGGTGGTAATGCATCAATGAACCTACGTGGTTTAGGTTCAAACCGTACTCTAATATTGGTAAACGGTCGTCGTATGATCGCATCAGGTACTGGTGCAGCTTCAACGGTTGATTTAAACACGATTCCAGTTTCAATGATCCAACGTGTCGAAGTATTAAAAGATGGCGCTTCAGCTGTTTACGGTACAGATGCTATTGCGGGTGTTGTGAACGTTATTCTAAAACGTGATTTTGACGGTTTAGAATTAAATACACAAACCGGTATTTCTGGCCAAGGTGATGCTGATGAAACAAGCATCGACTTTACTTTAGGTAACACGTTTGATAAAGGTAACGTAGTTATCAATGCTCAGTACACTAAACGCGGTGAAGCTAGCCAAGCTGATCGTGGTTTCTCTGAGTGTCCAATCGCTGAGAAAGGTGCTGCAGGTGCTAAAACAACTTACTGTGCAGGTAGCTCTTATTCTGAAGGTGGTCACGTTTGGGGTGATAACGGTGCAGATTTAAGCGGTCTTGGTGGTGAATACCACGAGTTTACAGATGCTGACCGTTTTAATTATTCAAAAGACAGCTTCCTTTCAACGCCAATGGAGCGTTTAAACTTAAGCTTCGCGGGTACATATGACCTGACTGATTCAACAATGTTCTTCTCTGAAGCCATGTATAGCAAGCGTTGGTCTGACCAACAAATGGCGCCTCAACCAATTTGGAACAAAGGCCCTTGGGTTTATCAGCCAAAAGCTGCTGGCGGTTGGATGACTGATGATCTACTTCCATGGGTTGCTAATGGTGAAGGTGTCAGTTATGGTCGTCGTATGGTTGAGTCTGGTACACGCCAGTCTAGCCAAACAGTTGATACAATTCGTATTGTACTTGGTCTTGAAGGCGAGTTTGACAATGGCTGGACATGGGATGCATCTTACAACAAAGGTAAGAATGACTCTGTTGATACCTTAGCCAACCTACATAACTTAGGCTCTATCAATGATGCTGTATTAGAAGGTACATTTGATCCTTTCTTACAAGAATCTTGGCAAGCCGATAATATCGCTCCGTACATTTACACTGAGTTGAACAGTGGTGGTAGTGAGTTAGACATTATTGCTGCTACTTTATCGGGTGGTATTGTTGATTTACCAGCGGGTGAATTAGGTTTTGCAGCAGGTTATGAGAACCGTAAAGAGTCAGCACATTATACACCTGACTCATTAACGGCTCAGGGCTTAGCTAACGACCCACGTGTTGAAGGTACAGCTGGTGAGTTCAGTGTTGATGAGTTGTATGCTGAATTAGCGATTCCATTGTTAGCCGACTTACCAATGGCACAGCAAGTTGATATGAGCGCAGCAGTGCGTTACTTCAACTACAGCACATTTGGCGAAGATACAACTTGGAAGTTAGGTCTAACATGGCGTTTATATGACGATCTAATGGTTCGTGGTGGTCGCTCGACAGCGTTCCGTGCACCAACAGTAAGTGAGTTATTTGGTGGTAAGTCGCCATCGTTTAACCAAGTTGTTCACCCAGCAACTACTCAAACGCAAGCTGAAGTAACTGTAGGTGGTAACCAACTACTGACTCCAGAAGAAGCTGATATTACTACTATTGGCTTAGTTTACTCTCCAAGCTATGTTGAAGGTTTATCGTTCACTGTAGATTATTTCGATATCGGTATTACCAACACGATTACTGCTGTTGATTCTAACTATGTGGCTAACCAGTGTTTAGGTGCTGATGGCTCGTTAATCAATACCGGTACTGCATTGTGTCAGTCTTCTAATATTTCGTTGGATAACACTGGCCGTATTAAGTTTGACAATGGTTTACAAAACATTGGCGCAACCAATACTTCAGGTTATGACATTAACGTAGCTTATGTGTTTGATGCGTTAGATTTAAGCTGGAAAGCGGGTTTAGACTCTTCAATTCTTTCTTCATATGAAGAGTTTGATCCAGATGGTAAAGCTGTTGACTACCGTGGTTATATCACTGGCGGTGTCGGTGCTTACGCTAAGTTTAAGTCAAACTTTAACATCACAGCAACTGGTGATGATTGGAGCGCAACTTATGAAGCGCGTTATATCGATGGTATGGACTCCTTTGCATGTAAAGCTGACACCACTAAGTGTTATGCACCTACTGTAAGCAGCATTGTTTACCACGATTTATCAGGTTCTTATGACGTGACAAACACTGTTCGCATGTCAGCTGGTGTGAATAACATTTTTGATGAAGAGCCTCCATATTTCACTGGTAACAACGATTCAAATACCGACCCGTTCACTTATGATGTGTTAGGTCGTTACTTCTTCGTTCGTGCTAACGTGAAGTTCTAA
- a CDS encoding DUF2797 domain-containing protein codes for MLGTLSKLNTSLNSVDEVQYQLPVGNSLIALNPLIGKSLTLTHTGNIFCCNCGKKTKKSYSQGHCYVCMQKLASCDMCIMKPETCHFDQGTCREPEWAQSHCFVPHYVYLSNTSGIKVGITRHNQIPTRWIDQGATQGLPIFKVSTRKMSGLIEIELAKFINDKTHWQAMLKGHNDDIDLVSQAAELIPLIADKLQQIAAEHSNIIIERLDANIQAIQYPIEQFPLKVKSHNFDKVAEVTGILQGIKGQYLIFDTGVINIRKFSSYEVEVSNL; via the coding sequence ATGTTAGGCACATTATCAAAACTCAACACTTCACTTAACTCAGTGGATGAAGTGCAATATCAATTACCTGTGGGTAACTCACTTATTGCATTAAATCCCCTAATCGGTAAATCACTGACGTTAACGCATACTGGTAATATTTTTTGTTGTAATTGTGGCAAGAAAACTAAAAAAAGTTATTCCCAGGGCCACTGTTATGTTTGTATGCAAAAACTGGCTAGTTGCGACATGTGCATCATGAAGCCCGAAACATGCCATTTTGACCAAGGTACTTGCCGTGAGCCAGAATGGGCGCAAAGCCATTGTTTTGTTCCTCATTATGTCTATTTATCAAATACCTCAGGAATAAAAGTCGGCATTACTCGTCACAACCAAATACCGACACGCTGGATTGACCAAGGCGCCACCCAGGGATTGCCTATTTTTAAAGTGTCGACCCGTAAAATGTCAGGGTTAATTGAGATAGAATTAGCAAAATTCATCAATGATAAAACCCATTGGCAGGCCATGCTTAAGGGTCATAATGATGATATTGATTTAGTGTCTCAAGCGGCTGAGTTAATACCTTTAATCGCTGATAAATTACAACAAATAGCCGCTGAACATAGCAATATAATTATTGAGCGATTAGACGCTAACATTCAAGCAATTCAATACCCTATTGAGCAATTTCCACTAAAAGTAAAATCACATAACTTTGATAAAGTGGCAGAAGTAACAGGTATATTACAGGGTATTAAAGGGCAATATTTGATATTTGATACCGGGGTGATAAATATCCGTAAATTTAGCTCATACGAAGTTGAAGTCAGTAACCTGTAG
- a CDS encoding GGDEF domain-containing protein, with the protein MNMTSSKACVLLICFLVNIYSSNGLANESVEYFENYAGSHSVEETLKHLDQFNIETSILASEDKAKLYFLYGQLYEKNRQLDLAISSYDNSINLVNTLAISDTLIDSHLERSFALYLQTNDPAIYCVDRYKALEYARQQNNTELLTKTLTQNAFCYEGANTIHIGIALLDEAMNIVDKSENLNTNRKALIYNATGSLYRNVGLHQRSYDNFEKAYQTWATIDDKQDMFNMLHNMLSQSIKLGHWPEAKTNVEAQFELAKSNLAFKDFTFFAHLNAGRVALGMNDYPKAIANLNNAIQLRHTTQEQYFVTSGYLFLAIAYMRNGQTAEADEMATLFKQDQDFRTDKQQMTLKADAIIAFAKQDYLTSVNLLFQLIDDERKNNLNMLNPEVINSALNHHAKVAEFENILLANKLAINELKLTAIQDKERINELTLTIVALLTITLGLFLLFALNTYKKRSQTDFLTKIANRGFTFIKGEQLIKRAIKLQQSASLIIFDIDNFKEINDKYGHHIGDLAIKALAQRAQTCIKKQDLVGRIGGEEFLIVLPKTSEQDAWAISERLRNSIAEKDFIFDGITINFTISLGLAELHSSTTSLQDLMIEADKALYQAKFSGKNKVYLARQCA; encoded by the coding sequence ATGAATATGACCTCTTCAAAAGCTTGTGTGCTGTTGATTTGCTTTCTAGTTAATATTTATAGCTCAAATGGACTTGCAAACGAGTCGGTTGAATATTTTGAAAACTATGCAGGATCTCATTCTGTAGAAGAAACGCTGAAACACTTAGATCAATTCAATATCGAAACGAGCATTTTAGCTAGTGAAGATAAAGCAAAGTTGTATTTTTTATACGGTCAACTGTATGAGAAAAACCGCCAGCTTGATTTAGCAATTAGCAGTTATGATAACAGTATCAATTTGGTTAACACATTGGCCATATCTGATACCTTAATTGACAGCCATCTTGAACGCTCTTTTGCCCTCTATCTGCAAACAAATGACCCTGCTATTTACTGTGTCGATCGTTATAAAGCGCTTGAATATGCAAGACAGCAAAATAATACCGAGCTATTAACCAAAACATTGACCCAAAATGCATTTTGTTATGAAGGAGCAAATACCATACATATAGGCATTGCTTTACTAGATGAAGCAATGAATATTGTCGATAAAAGTGAAAATCTCAACACCAATCGAAAAGCGTTAATTTATAATGCAACAGGCAGCCTTTATCGAAATGTCGGCTTGCATCAGCGTAGCTATGACAATTTTGAAAAAGCCTATCAAACCTGGGCGACAATTGATGATAAACAAGACATGTTTAATATGTTGCACAACATGTTGAGCCAAAGTATTAAGCTAGGTCATTGGCCTGAAGCAAAAACCAATGTTGAGGCACAATTTGAGCTCGCTAAATCAAACCTAGCATTCAAAGATTTTACTTTTTTCGCACACTTAAATGCTGGACGCGTCGCATTGGGTATGAATGATTATCCAAAAGCGATAGCAAACCTAAATAATGCCATTCAGTTGCGTCACACCACCCAAGAGCAATATTTTGTCACTAGTGGTTATTTATTTCTTGCAATCGCTTACATGCGTAATGGGCAGACTGCAGAAGCTGATGAGATGGCGACGCTATTTAAACAAGATCAAGATTTCAGAACAGACAAACAACAGATGACACTTAAAGCGGATGCAATTATTGCATTTGCAAAACAAGATTACTTAACTTCAGTCAATTTACTGTTTCAATTAATTGATGATGAACGTAAAAATAACCTCAACATGTTAAATCCAGAAGTCATCAACTCGGCTTTAAATCACCATGCCAAAGTCGCTGAGTTTGAAAATATTCTCCTCGCCAACAAACTGGCTATCAATGAACTAAAGCTCACCGCAATTCAAGATAAAGAAAGAATTAATGAGCTTACATTAACCATTGTGGCTTTATTAACTATCACATTGGGCTTGTTTCTACTTTTTGCACTAAACACTTACAAAAAACGCTCACAAACAGACTTTTTAACGAAAATTGCCAATCGAGGATTTACGTTTATAAAAGGTGAGCAGTTAATCAAACGTGCTATAAAATTACAACAATCTGCCTCATTGATCATTTTTGACATAGACAATTTTAAGGAAATCAATGATAAATACGGCCATCACATTGGTGACTTAGCGATTAAAGCACTCGCACAAAGAGCGCAAACTTGTATTAAAAAGCAAGATCTTGTAGGCCGTATCGGGGGGGAAGAGTTTTTAATCGTGTTACCAAAAACGAGCGAGCAGGATGCTTGGGCTATTTCAGAACGCCTTAGAAACAGCATTGCCGAAAAAGACTTCATCTTTGATGGCATCACAATAAACTTTACCATTAGTTTAGGTCTTGCTGAATTACATTCATCAACCACCTCACTGCAAGACTTAATGATAGAAGCAGATAAAGCCCTATATCAAGCAAAGTTTTCGGGTAAAAATAAAGTCTACCTAGCAAGGCAATGTGCTTAA
- a CDS encoding glycine cleavage system protein R has product MMRYLVTLQAPDRKGLVEQIANAVSRQDGNWLDSEMRHLDGIFAAILQLEMPVDKWDAFVDALECIDGLSLTYSQASQTAPPIKHVSYQLVAYDRPGLVLHISNSLNALGVNIEHFSSQYETASHTGVALFRANMSLGLTELIQEEQIVEQFYKLGDDVVLDKVTKTN; this is encoded by the coding sequence ATGATGCGTTATTTGGTTACCCTTCAAGCTCCTGATAGAAAAGGCTTAGTTGAACAGATCGCTAATGCAGTAAGCCGTCAAGATGGTAATTGGTTAGATTCAGAGATGCGCCACCTGGACGGAATTTTTGCTGCAATATTACAATTAGAAATGCCCGTCGATAAATGGGATGCATTTGTCGATGCACTAGAATGTATTGATGGCCTATCATTAACTTATTCACAAGCAAGTCAAACGGCACCACCTATCAAACATGTAAGTTATCAACTTGTCGCTTACGATCGCCCAGGACTGGTGTTACATATTTCAAATAGTCTCAATGCGCTTGGGGTCAATATTGAGCACTTTAGCAGCCAATATGAAACCGCAAGTCATACTGGCGTGGCCTTATTTAGAGCAAATATGAGCTTAGGCTTAACCGAACTGATTCAAGAAGAACAAATCGTCGAGCAATTTTATAAATTAGGCGATGATGTTGTTTTAGATAAAGTCACTAAAACCAACTAG
- a CDS encoding ABC transporter permease subunit, translating into MESQVSQPGSAAKNLLVDRYATRRAFKDKAAQVAVTVGGTMVFVALLLIFFYLLYVIKPIFDGADIQPSTKVSMLHTDVPTLMVGSDEQNEVLFRVANDGQVDFYSSVTNQLITSHIVKLPIGTTVTSSAKSSPNEQRFALGLSNGQVLVLGIDFEVTYPDNQRLITPKVRYLNEEPLTINANGSVHHLAFDFSDNRMSFVFQDQQGVWNINRLDGEENMMTEEVEWVSYHSIIEEAPSKSLMPLMTPDHRQLILPSANKLYVYDISDAEAVELMQVIDVTKGDAHIKQVNLLAGASSILVSYDTGIVSQFFQVNSDNGRLYQYIREFDELAPIGTMATEFYRKSFAVLSPEGELTLLYATSQRNLFDEKFDLADPGLMSFSPRSNALIIEADKQLHLLAVENSHPEVSWSAMWQKVWYEGYPEPQYVWQSTSGSDDFEAKLSLMPLAFGTMKAAFYAMLFAVPLAIAGAIYTAYFMTPKVRNVVKPTIEIMEALPTVILGFLAGLWLAPLIEDHLPGILALLILLPTSILTSAFCWSKLPQKWKQRLPETYQEIMLIPVIIFVGWFSFAISPTIEIMFFDGNTRQFITNDLGITFDQRNALVVGIAMGFAVIPTIFSIAEDAIFSVPRHLSNGSLALGATNWQTLTRVVLLTASPGIFSAIMMGLGRAVGETMIVLMATGNTAIMEWSVFEGMRTLAANIAVEMPESAIGSSHYRVLFLAAFVLFIFTFVFNTIAEVVRQRLRDRYSSL; encoded by the coding sequence ATGGAAAGTCAGGTAAGTCAACCTGGTTCTGCGGCTAAAAATCTACTTGTAGATCGCTATGCAACACGCAGAGCATTTAAGGATAAAGCAGCACAAGTTGCCGTCACTGTCGGTGGCACCATGGTGTTTGTTGCGTTATTACTGATATTTTTCTATCTGCTATACGTGATTAAACCTATTTTCGACGGTGCTGATATTCAGCCTAGCACCAAGGTGAGCATGTTGCACACTGATGTGCCTACCTTAATGGTTGGTAGTGATGAACAGAATGAAGTGTTATTTCGCGTGGCAAACGATGGCCAAGTGGATTTTTATTCTTCGGTAACAAACCAACTTATCACCTCGCATATTGTTAAGCTTCCAATCGGAACTACCGTGACTAGTAGTGCGAAATCAAGTCCGAATGAGCAACGCTTTGCATTGGGATTAAGTAATGGTCAGGTGCTGGTACTGGGAATCGATTTCGAGGTCACTTATCCTGACAATCAACGCTTGATTACCCCTAAAGTTCGTTATTTGAACGAAGAGCCATTAACGATTAATGCTAATGGTTCAGTTCATCATTTAGCATTTGATTTTTCAGACAACCGCATGAGCTTTGTGTTTCAAGACCAACAGGGTGTGTGGAATATCAATCGCCTTGATGGTGAAGAAAATATGATGACCGAAGAGGTTGAGTGGGTTTCATATCATTCTATTATTGAAGAAGCGCCGTCTAAATCATTAATGCCACTAATGACCCCTGATCATCGCCAACTTATTCTACCATCAGCCAATAAGCTGTATGTTTATGATATCAGTGATGCAGAAGCCGTTGAGTTGATGCAAGTGATTGATGTGACAAAAGGCGATGCTCATATTAAACAGGTGAATTTACTTGCCGGTGCTAGTTCAATATTGGTCAGTTATGACACAGGTATTGTTAGTCAGTTTTTTCAAGTGAATAGTGATAACGGCCGTTTATATCAGTACATTCGTGAGTTTGACGAGTTAGCTCCAATTGGCACAATGGCGACAGAGTTTTATCGTAAAAGCTTTGCAGTATTAAGCCCTGAAGGAGAGTTAACCCTATTATATGCTACCAGCCAACGTAATTTGTTTGATGAGAAATTTGACCTAGCTGACCCTGGGTTGATGTCATTTAGTCCACGTTCAAATGCGCTTATCATTGAAGCTGACAAACAGTTACATTTACTAGCCGTTGAAAATAGTCATCCTGAAGTTTCGTGGAGCGCTATGTGGCAAAAAGTGTGGTATGAAGGGTATCCTGAACCACAGTATGTATGGCAGTCAACCTCTGGTTCAGATGATTTTGAAGCAAAACTCAGCTTGATGCCGTTAGCGTTTGGTACTATGAAAGCCGCATTTTATGCCATGCTATTTGCTGTGCCATTGGCCATTGCTGGTGCTATCTACACGGCATACTTTATGACACCTAAAGTGCGCAATGTGGTTAAACCTACCATTGAAATTATGGAAGCACTGCCGACAGTTATTTTGGGATTTTTAGCCGGTTTATGGTTAGCTCCGCTGATTGAAGATCATTTACCCGGCATTTTAGCCTTGTTGATACTATTACCTACCTCTATTTTAACCAGCGCATTTTGTTGGAGTAAGTTGCCACAAAAATGGAAGCAACGTTTGCCTGAAACTTATCAGGAAATAATGTTAATTCCGGTGATTATTTTTGTTGGCTGGTTTTCATTTGCTATTAGCCCAACAATCGAAATCATGTTTTTTGATGGCAACACGCGTCAGTTTATTACTAATGATTTAGGTATTACCTTTGACCAACGCAACGCGTTAGTAGTCGGTATTGCCATGGGGTTTGCGGTTATTCCAACCATTTTCTCTATTGCTGAAGATGCTATTTTCTCAGTACCGCGCCATTTATCTAATGGTAGCCTAGCGTTAGGTGCGACAAACTGGCAAACCCTCACGCGAGTTGTATTACTGACTGCAAGTCCAGGTATTTTCTCTGCGATTATGATGGGGTTAGGTCGTGCTGTTGGTGAGACCATGATTGTACTTATGGCAACAGGTAATACCGCCATAATGGAGTGGAGTGTGTTTGAAGGTATGAGAACACTTGCGGCAAATATTGCAGTAGAAATGCCAGAATCTGCTATTGGTTCATCTCATTATCGCGTGTTGTTCTTAGCTGCATTCGTGCTGTTTATATTCACCTTCGTATTCAACACCATTGCAGAGGTAGTTCGTCAACGTTTACGTGACCGCTACAGTTCGCTTTAA
- the pstA gene encoding phosphate ABC transporter permease PstA: MGKWFKSGSPWIWMTGGAVSISLIAVIGLLLLIAWRGLSYFWPAEVYQWELQNQKGIKSTLIGEIYDREEVPTERLISAGHQFNQHPGEFVTRYLVKTGNREFVGLDFRWILATDIVSRSTPSDVAKFERTKNGNFYGYPIAVIEDGKRLALEGGALETSLIDHINRAVDIGDEALTLQKSDIGTINYEIERLRLKERKYELEGKLTAATKAEIEAGIYQLNQDYLVLEKSLFALRDKAARDSVIIRDMRGEEVTLKLDSILDVNYVNHMSFISKIGHWFIGMGRFVSDDPREANTEGGVFPAIFGTVFMVMLMAVIVTPFGVVAAIYLHEYAKKGPITKMIRIAVINLAGVPSIVYGVFGLGFFVYMLGGSLDQLFYPEALPAPTFGSPGVIWSALTLAILTLPVVIVSTEEGLSRIPSAVRQGSLALGATKAETLWRIVIPMASPAIMTGLILAVARAAGEVAPLMLVGVVKLAPTLPIDMNFPFVHLERKFMHLGFHIYDVGFQSPNVEAARPLVYATSFLLVSVIVALNLTAISVRNHLREKFRSLEH; the protein is encoded by the coding sequence ATGGGTAAGTGGTTTAAATCAGGCTCACCATGGATTTGGATGACAGGTGGCGCAGTAAGTATCAGTTTGATTGCCGTGATAGGCTTATTACTATTGATTGCTTGGCGTGGCTTAAGTTACTTTTGGCCTGCTGAAGTTTATCAGTGGGAATTACAGAATCAAAAAGGCATTAAAAGTACCCTTATTGGCGAAATTTATGACCGGGAAGAAGTACCCACTGAACGCTTAATATCAGCTGGGCACCAATTTAACCAACATCCTGGAGAGTTTGTGACGCGCTACTTGGTGAAAACCGGTAACCGTGAATTTGTTGGTTTAGATTTTAGATGGATATTAGCGACAGACATAGTGAGTCGTAGCACGCCATCAGATGTCGCAAAATTTGAGCGTACCAAAAATGGTAACTTTTACGGTTATCCCATTGCAGTTATCGAAGATGGTAAGCGCTTAGCGCTTGAAGGTGGCGCGCTTGAAACGTCATTGATTGATCATATCAACCGTGCGGTTGATATTGGTGACGAAGCGTTAACGTTACAGAAAAGTGATATAGGTACAATTAACTATGAAATTGAACGTCTACGCTTAAAAGAGCGTAAGTACGAGTTAGAAGGTAAGTTAACCGCAGCAACCAAAGCAGAAATTGAAGCTGGCATTTATCAACTTAACCAAGATTACTTAGTGCTTGAAAAGTCACTTTTTGCATTACGTGACAAAGCGGCACGGGACTCGGTAATTATTCGCGATATGCGCGGCGAAGAGGTGACCTTAAAGCTAGACAGTATTCTTGATGTTAACTATGTTAATCACATGAGTTTTATCAGTAAAATTGGCCACTGGTTTATTGGTATGGGGCGGTTTGTTAGTGACGACCCTCGCGAAGCAAATACCGAGGGCGGGGTGTTTCCAGCCATATTTGGTACCGTGTTTATGGTCATGCTAATGGCAGTTATCGTGACCCCATTTGGTGTAGTTGCAGCGATATACTTACACGAATACGCTAAAAAAGGCCCGATTACTAAGATGATACGCATAGCGGTGATTAACTTAGCTGGCGTGCCATCTATTGTTTACGGTGTGTTCGGTTTAGGCTTCTTTGTGTACATGCTAGGTGGTTCACTTGACCAATTGTTCTACCCTGAGGCGTTACCCGCGCCAACATTTGGTTCGCCAGGGGTAATTTGGTCTGCACTCACTTTAGCTATCTTAACCTTACCCGTAGTGATTGTATCGACTGAAGAAGGTTTAAGCCGTATTCCAAGTGCTGTGCGTCAAGGCAGTTTAGCGTTAGGGGCGACGAAAGCCGAAACTCTATGGCGGATTGTTATTCCAATGGCGAGTCCAGCTATTATGACCGGGTTAATTTTAGCCGTTGCGCGCGCCGCCGGTGAGGTTGCTCCTTTAATGTTAGTGGGTGTGGTGAAACTTGCCCCAACACTGCCAATAGATATGAACTTTCCATTTGTGCATTTAGAGCGAAAGTTTATGCACTTAGGCTTCCATATTTATGACGTAGGCTTCCAAAGCCCTAACGTTGAGGCAGCGCGTCCTTTGGTTTACGCTACCTCGTTTTTATTAGTCTCGGTAATTGTCGCGTTAAATTTAACCGCCATTAGCGTGCGTAACCATTTACGTGAAAAATTCCGTTCGCTAGAACACTAA
- the pstB gene encoding phosphate ABC transporter ATP-binding protein PstB has protein sequence MISIDRTNMQTETVDLANLPAEDTALEIRNLDLRYAEKQALFNVSMKIPKKQVTAFIGPSGCGKSTLLRCINRMNDLVDICKIEGEILLHGQNIYDKKVDVAALRRNVGMVFQRPNPFPKSIYENVVYGLRLQGLNNRRELDEAAERSLRGAAIWDEVKDRLHDNAFGLSGGQQQRLVIARAIAIEPEVLLLDEPTSALDPISTLTIEELITELKQKYTVVIVTHNMQQAARVSDNTAFMYMGELVEYADTNTIFTTPKKRKTEDYITGRYG, from the coding sequence ATGATTTCGATTGATCGTACAAACATGCAAACTGAAACTGTAGATTTAGCTAACTTACCTGCAGAGGATACCGCTTTAGAAATCCGTAACCTAGATTTACGTTACGCAGAAAAGCAGGCGCTATTTAATGTGTCGATGAAAATACCTAAAAAGCAGGTCACTGCCTTTATTGGCCCAAGTGGCTGCGGTAAATCAACCTTATTGCGTTGTATTAATCGCATGAATGACTTGGTGGACATCTGTAAAATAGAAGGTGAAATTTTACTTCACGGTCAGAATATTTATGATAAAAAAGTTGATGTGGCAGCGCTAAGACGTAATGTCGGTATGGTGTTCCAGCGTCCGAACCCGTTTCCTAAGTCAATTTATGAAAACGTAGTTTACGGTTTACGTTTGCAAGGGTTAAATAATCGTCGTGAACTTGATGAAGCGGCAGAGCGTTCATTACGTGGCGCAGCCATTTGGGATGAAGTAAAAGATCGTTTGCATGATAATGCCTTTGGTTTATCAGGTGGTCAGCAGCAACGTCTAGTTATTGCCCGTGCCATTGCCATTGAGCCAGAAGTGTTGTTACTCGATGAGCCAACATCGGCACTTGACCCTATTTCAACCTTAACGATTGAAGAATTGATCACTGAGCTGAAGCAAAAATATACCGTAGTCATTGTGACACACAATATGCAACAGGCTGCCCGAGTATCTGATAACACAGCGTTTATGTATATGGGCGAGTTAGTTGAGTATGCTGATACTAACACCATATTTACTACGCCCAAAAAACGTAAAACAGAAGATTATATCACCGGCCGTTACGGTTAA